From Arcticibacter tournemirensis, one genomic window encodes:
- a CDS encoding helix-turn-helix transcriptional regulator produces the protein MNRIDRLSAILIQLQSRRVVKAIDIAERFNISLRTVYRDVKALEEAGIPIIGEAGVGYSLMEGYRLPPIMFTREEATALLTAEKLVEKLTDASNGAIYKSAMYKIKAVLRKPEKDLLENLDSYIEVLQTRPQKQASQPGLNILQTILKAINDKRVVDICYFAHYKQESTNRQIEPIGVFYLDNYWHLVAFCHMREDYRDFRMDRIRSLSLTNEPYQHQHISLKEYTEQEYKCRDLLSVVIRVNKKAARHLAEQKYYNGFISETEKDDSIEMSFLTAFPEGFARWFLMFADEAVLVEPVSLKNRIEEILSVISVKLRSPQLT, from the coding sequence ATGAATCGCATAGATCGCCTGTCAGCAATTCTTATACAATTACAATCCCGGAGGGTTGTAAAAGCAATTGATATTGCAGAACGGTTTAACATCAGTTTACGAACGGTATACCGTGATGTTAAGGCCCTGGAAGAAGCAGGTATCCCGATCATTGGGGAAGCAGGTGTTGGATATTCGCTAATGGAAGGGTATCGGCTTCCTCCAATTATGTTTACCAGAGAGGAAGCCACAGCATTGCTTACTGCCGAAAAATTGGTAGAAAAGCTCACAGACGCCTCGAACGGAGCTATTTACAAGTCCGCGATGTATAAGATCAAAGCGGTGCTGCGCAAGCCTGAAAAAGACTTACTTGAAAACCTTGACAGCTACATAGAAGTGCTGCAAACGCGGCCACAAAAACAAGCTAGTCAGCCCGGACTTAACATTCTTCAGACAATATTAAAAGCTATAAATGATAAACGGGTAGTTGACATATGCTATTTTGCGCATTATAAACAAGAAAGCACTAATCGCCAGATTGAGCCTATCGGTGTTTTTTATCTCGATAATTATTGGCATCTGGTTGCTTTCTGTCATATGAGAGAGGACTATCGTGATTTTCGAATGGACCGCATAAGAAGCTTATCGTTAACAAACGAGCCATATCAGCATCAGCATATTTCATTAAAAGAATATACAGAGCAAGAATATAAATGCCGCGATTTACTGTCTGTAGTCATTAGAGTAAATAAAAAAGCCGCCCGGCATCTGGCAGAACAAAAATATTATAACGGCTTTATATCCGAAACCGAGAAGGATGATAGTATTGAGATGTCATTTCTTACTGCTTTTCCTGAAGGCTTTGCAAGATGGTTTCTGATGTTTGCCGATGAAGCCGTACTGGTTGAACCCGTCTCTTTAAAGAACCGGATTGAAGAGATACTCTCAGTTATTTCTGTAAAGCTTCGAAGTCCTCAGTTAACTTGA